In Sulfuricurvum sp., a single window of DNA contains:
- a CDS encoding replication initiation protein: protein MSGKLYKHNPVIRGHMTDASDPSVSEENQKIITLDAFEIDLFNAIYYFSQQSLWNRDPDMVDYEVVTLRYSNVKKFLGIRSNDFKTMVIAALSRLLTTEIVFKSYTYESGRTVHNLHVTAISHFAEEVNLDSDAFEVHINPIMSRAIAQHQNNFTIIDMRKTRRLTSKYAKRLYEWLSSMKQLNKKISVDLDTMNTLLGMEESDFKRANKIIKNSYPQLFELLNFEYKYDRTSKKIIFTFNTKTEEEKGE, encoded by the coding sequence ATGAGCGGAAAACTCTACAAACATAACCCAGTAATACGCGGTCACATGACCGACGCATCCGATCCGTCCGTATCCGAAGAGAACCAAAAGATCATAACCCTAGATGCGTTTGAGATCGACCTCTTTAATGCGATCTACTATTTTTCTCAACAAAGCCTATGGAACCGTGATCCGGATATGGTCGATTATGAAGTAGTTACACTGCGCTACTCCAATGTGAAAAAGTTTTTAGGTATCCGAAGTAACGATTTTAAAACAATGGTGATCGCTGCACTTTCACGGCTGCTCACAACTGAGATAGTATTTAAAAGCTACACCTATGAAAGCGGACGTACAGTTCATAATCTGCACGTTACCGCGATATCGCATTTTGCTGAAGAGGTTAATCTCGATTCAGATGCTTTTGAGGTGCATATCAATCCGATCATGAGCCGGGCGATTGCACAGCATCAAAACAATTTTACAATCATCGATATGCGTAAAACCCGCAGACTTACCAGCAAATACGCAAAGCGGCTGTATGAGTGGCTATCATCTATGAAACAGCTCAATAAAAAAATATCCGTCGATCTTGATACTATGAACACATTGCTAGGTATGGAGGAGAGCGATTTTAAACGGGCAAATAAGATCATCAAGAACTCTTATCCTCAACTCTTCGAACTGCTAAATTTTGAGTACAAATATGATCGTACTTCTAAGAAAATAATATTTACATTCAATACAAAAACAGAGGAAGAAAAAGGGGAATAA
- a CDS encoding recombinase family protein, whose translation MAVVGYVRVSTETQDTENQMGEIMRWALAHSMNVDKYVGESISSRKKEREIFDLVDTLVEGDILIVTELSRVARSVKELSSITETLINNKVRMVFLKEGLDISDNNPAGKMMLSILGSIAEFERDMISMRTKEAIKSKKAAGISVGRVEGSKNKEHKLMGKEKEIQKYLDMGISRVKIAAMLKVSRPTLYDKLEEMGIKLDEMETK comes from the coding sequence ATGGCAGTGGTGGGCTATGTTCGGGTATCGACTGAGACGCAAGATACTGAGAATCAGATGGGCGAGATAATGCGTTGGGCATTGGCGCATAGTATGAATGTTGATAAGTATGTGGGTGAGTCGATCAGTAGCCGTAAAAAAGAGCGTGAGATTTTTGATTTGGTTGATACGCTGGTAGAGGGGGATATTCTCATAGTTACTGAACTCTCACGGGTAGCTCGTAGTGTAAAAGAGCTCTCCTCTATTACGGAAACCCTTATCAATAATAAAGTGCGTATGGTGTTTCTAAAAGAGGGATTGGATATTAGCGATAATAATCCGGCCGGGAAAATGATGTTATCCATACTGGGTAGCATTGCAGAGTTCGAGCGAGATATGATCTCTATGCGTACTAAAGAGGCGATAAAATCTAAAAAAGCCGCAGGGATATCGGTCGGACGAGTAGAGGGATCTAAAAATAAAGAGCATAAGCTCATGGGGAAAGAGAAAGAGATCCAAAAGTATCTCGATATGGGAATAAGTAGAGTTAAGATCGCGGCCATGTTAAAGGTGAGCCGTCCGACGCTTTATGATAAATTGGAGGAAATGGGGATAAAATTAGATGAAATGGAGACAAAATGA
- a CDS encoding DUF736 family protein — MTIGHISMQSFEDKTTKKQVKYLEMVIRPPMMESATFTIQHVKPETKRNENEPDYVIWYRAPQKSKYPYPSARVGALWNKVGKESGLEYKGGHIEHPLAPGGKINIAVYVSKPKEGETLPYSHDVVWSAPKPQSNEGGYIDGGYAAPSYGNIPVTVQNAAGEITGTGTMTRTPMPENNLPEIDINEDEIPF; from the coding sequence ATGACAATCGGACACATATCAATGCAGAGTTTTGAGGACAAAACTACTAAAAAACAAGTGAAGTATTTGGAGATGGTGATCCGTCCTCCGATGATGGAGAGTGCGACGTTTACGATACAGCACGTAAAACCTGAGACAAAGCGCAACGAGAACGAACCCGATTATGTAATTTGGTACCGTGCTCCTCAAAAATCAAAATATCCGTATCCCTCGGCACGTGTGGGTGCATTGTGGAATAAGGTCGGTAAAGAGAGCGGTTTGGAGTATAAGGGTGGGCATATCGAGCACCCTCTCGCTCCAGGCGGTAAAATCAATATTGCGGTATATGTCTCTAAACCAAAAGAGGGTGAGACGCTTCCATACTCTCATGATGTGGTATGGTCTGCTCCAAAACCTCAGAGTAATGAGGGAGGATACATCGATGGCGGATATGCTGCACCGAGTTATGGGAATATCCCCGTAACGGTACAGAACGCAGCAGGGGAAATAACCGGAACCGGAACGATGACACGCACACCTATGCCGGAGAATAATCTCCCTGAGATCGATATCAACGAAGATGAAATACCGTTTTAG